A stretch of the Gammaproteobacteria bacterium genome encodes the following:
- the ubiE gene encoding bifunctional 2-octaprenyl-6-methoxy-1,4-benzoquinol methylase and demethylmenaquinone methyltransferase, with protein MKQQVTQTTHFGFQQIPVEEKVKRVGAVFNSVASRYDLMNDLMSCGIHRLWKGFTVDIARVRPGERVLDVAGGTGDLARAFTAQVGEQGSVMVVDINASMLAVGRDQLINHGYVNNISYVQGDAQHLPFPDNSFHCITIAFGLRNVTHIDWGLSSMFRVLRPGGRLLVLEFSKPAQFLRPAYDLYSFKVLPALGNLVTNDSESYRYLAESIRVHPDQETLKGIMETAGFERCEYFNLSGGITALHRGYKFG; from the coding sequence ATGAAACAACAGGTTACTCAAACTACTCACTTCGGTTTCCAACAAATCCCGGTTGAAGAAAAGGTCAAAAGGGTGGGAGCCGTATTCAACTCAGTGGCGAGCCGCTATGACCTGATGAATGACTTGATGTCATGTGGCATCCATCGTTTATGGAAAGGTTTTACTGTCGATATCGCACGAGTCCGTCCTGGAGAACGGGTACTGGACGTTGCGGGAGGCACCGGTGATTTAGCTCGAGCTTTTACTGCACAGGTAGGCGAGCAGGGATCAGTGATGGTAGTCGATATTAACGCATCCATGCTCGCTGTGGGCCGGGATCAACTTATTAATCATGGTTACGTTAACAATATTTCTTACGTCCAAGGCGATGCCCAACACCTGCCCTTCCCTGATAACTCTTTTCATTGCATTACTATCGCCTTTGGGTTGCGTAACGTTACCCATATCGATTGGGGGCTTTCTTCCATGTTTCGAGTGCTTCGGCCTGGTGGTCGGCTGCTGGTACTGGAATTCTCTAAGCCAGCACAATTTTTACGTCCCGCCTATGACCTCTATTCATTTAAAGTTCTACCCGCGCTGGGTAATCTAGTAACCAATGATTCCGAAAGTTATCGCTACCTCGCTGAGTCTATCCGCGTGCATCCCGATCAAGAGACGCTGAAGGGAATAATGGAAACAGCTGGTTTTGAACGGTGTGAATATTTTAATCTTAGCGGTGGCATTACCGCCCTTCATCGTGGCTATAAGTTTGGATAA
- a CDS encoding membrane hypothetical protein (Evidence 5 : Unknown function) codes for MNILILAVALPPFIVAISLDKSKKPKNLILYWRVSIKLCNLQKIIAFYIDNPSCYLFVVAWFLSKSPTSECSFNGIGNNLVFKMYKYNIKKLFNLFSNEYVLMNILLLFIFLTRIIYVFYFTDYKNYLSSDAGGYWDRAIRHYRGEDIGFIEWGIWPTAPHIFLSWYFHILDYIGLENNKLIASLVANIIISTTACYFFYQSIKIITQKIHIALISTFCYSFFYPNIYFNAFILSEIPAISFFIISLYFIISPNNLIKLKLSGFFLILASSFKPAYIILSLPYAVYILIKLKWQWRNLFYLINFAIGFFMTALLLVWLNYNISKGENYSFSGRAGGINFFMKQCGIHELIYQGNHINFHFIPASNVHKSELGSFITQEPFHHEDYYYQLSKICIVKNSNIIIENIASLQQLFFGNMYPSELLTAKGFIFLMPISQFITYFLFLLSCFTMIITWKNKNIFYLKISSFLFTLILFELISFVSFNTDQRHLYSIVNLFFLLSIIALQQLKQFSYLSIFQFIKNYNILILLLFILFKQNGYFHPDKMRMLYKNLNEVSQSVINGTRWNEIGLYKLQEGITIYLEGIKYNRFITLSLDHNDIYKIIYLKNNKVIAYNKVGDLFSQKYGMITYYEAVPIIAVRTGYDMIIIKPIEGDERYSFGHLILN; via the coding sequence GTGAATATTTTAATCTTAGCGGTGGCATTACCGCCCTTCATCGTGGCTATAAGTTTGGATAAATCCAAAAAACCTAAAAATTTAATCCTTTATTGGCGGGTATCAATAAAATTGTGTAATTTGCAAAAAATTATTGCATTTTATATAGATAATCCAAGCTGCTATCTATTCGTGGTTGCTTGGTTTTTGTCGAAAAGCCCAACGAGCGAATGTAGTTTCAATGGCATAGGTAATAACTTGGTTTTTAAAATGTATAAATATAACATCAAAAAATTATTTAATCTATTTAGTAATGAATATGTATTGATGAATATTTTATTATTATTTATTTTTTTAACTAGAATTATTTACGTTTTTTATTTTACTGATTATAAAAATTATTTATCGAGTGATGCAGGTGGTTATTGGGATAGAGCAATTCGACATTATCGTGGTGAAGATATAGGTTTTATTGAATGGGGGATTTGGCCAACAGCTCCTCATATATTTTTGTCTTGGTATTTTCATATATTAGATTATATTGGTTTAGAGAATAATAAATTAATAGCTAGTTTAGTTGCTAATATAATAATTTCTACAACTGCTTGTTATTTTTTCTATCAAAGCATTAAAATTATTACTCAAAAAATACATATCGCATTGATTAGTACTTTTTGTTATTCTTTTTTTTATCCTAATATTTATTTTAATGCTTTTATTCTCTCTGAAATTCCGGCAATTTCTTTTTTTATTATTTCACTTTATTTTATTATTTCTCCAAATAATTTAATTAAACTAAAATTATCTGGTTTTTTTTTAATACTCGCTTCCAGCTTTAAACCTGCCTATATTATATTAAGTTTACCTTACGCTGTTTATATTCTAATTAAATTAAAATGGCAATGGCGAAATTTATTCTATCTAATTAATTTTGCAATAGGTTTTTTTATGACTGCATTATTATTAGTATGGTTGAATTATAATATTTCAAAAGGAGAAAATTATAGTTTTAGTGGTAGAGCAGGTGGTATTAATTTTTTTATGAAACAATGTGGCATACATGAATTAATTTATCAAGGTAATCATATTAACTTTCATTTTATTCCTGCATCTAATGTACATAAATCAGAATTAGGTAGTTTTATTACTCAAGAACCATTTCATCACGAAGATTATTATTATCAATTAAGTAAAATTTGTATCGTAAAAAACTCAAATATTATTATCGAAAATATAGCTAGTTTACAACAATTATTTTTCGGTAACATGTATCCTAGCGAATTATTAACTGCGAAAGGCTTTATATTTTTAATGCCGATTTCTCAATTCATCACTTATTTTTTATTTTTATTATCTTGTTTTACTATGATTATTACTTGGAAAAATAAAAATATTTTTTATTTAAAAATTTCTTCTTTTTTATTTACATTAATTTTATTTGAATTAATTAGTTTTGTTAGTTTTAATACTGATCAACGTCATTTGTATTCTATTGTTAATTTATTTTTTTTGTTAAGCATTATTGCTTTACAACAATTAAAACAATTTTCTTATTTATCTATTTTTCAATTCATTAAGAATTATAATATATTGATATTATTATTATTTATTTTATTTAAACAAAATGGTTATTTTCATCCTGACAAAATGCGTATGCTATATAAAAATTTAAATGAAGTTAGTCAATCTGTGATAAATGGAACAAGATGGAATGAAATTGGTTTATATAAATTACAAGAAGGTATAACTATTTATTTAGAAGGTATTAAATATAATCGTTTTATTACCCTGAGTTTAGATCATAATGATATTTACAAAATAATTTATCTTAAAAATAATAAAGTAATTGCTTACAATAAAGTTGGTGATTTATTTAGTCAAAAATATGGCATGATTACTTATTATGAAGCTGTTCCTATTATTGCGGTACGTACAGGTTATGATATGATTATTATTAAGCCTATTGAGGGAGATGAACGTTATAGTTTTGGTCATTTAATATTGAATTAA
- a CDS encoding hypothetical protein (Evidence 5 : Unknown function), which translates to MESGEQFDLKHGLHIDYNIHKGILMSTQPASDRALRGALSLPGINARASRAIRVKIYETTGYSNYSLRFPTNPG; encoded by the coding sequence TTTGATTTGAAGCACGGTCTTCATATTGACTATAATATTCACAAAGGAATTTTGATGTCAACTCAACCGGCGTCTGACCGCGCTTTGCGCGGTGCGCTATCCCTCCCCGGCATAAATGCCCGGGCTTCTCGCGCAATTCGGGTGAAAATTTATGAAACAACAGGTTACTCAAACTACTCACTTCGGTTTCCAACAAATCCCGGTTGA